A single genomic interval of Lewinellaceae bacterium harbors:
- a CDS encoding RidA family protein, producing the protein MQENRRSIFKKLAVGAAGIFGLSSVTRLQASPKAETKPAKEIVGDVVYDQDVPLFSGAVKYGNLLFIAGKGAHFEGDITAHTNHVLDELQKELEKNGSSMNKVLKVNVYLADLNDYQAMNNAYRGRFGDHPPVRTTVATYGGVPGNSLVEIDCIAAVE; encoded by the coding sequence ATGCAAGAAAACAGAAGATCCATATTTAAAAAATTAGCCGTGGGCGCAGCAGGCATATTCGGTCTTTCATCCGTTACCCGGCTTCAGGCCAGCCCTAAGGCAGAGACCAAACCGGCAAAAGAAATTGTCGGCGACGTAGTCTATGACCAGGATGTGCCTTTATTTTCCGGAGCTGTGAAATATGGAAATCTATTATTCATTGCCGGCAAAGGCGCACATTTTGAAGGCGATATCACAGCCCATACCAACCATGTACTGGATGAATTGCAGAAAGAGTTGGAAAAGAATGGCTCTTCCATGAATAAAGTATTAAAAGTCAACGTCTATCTGGCGGACCTGAATGACTACCAGGCCATGAATAACGCTTACCGCGGCCGATTCGGGGATCACCCGCCGGTAAGAACAACGGTAGCGACATATGGTGGCGTACCCGGTAATTCTCTGGTAGAAATAGATTGTATCGCAGCTGTCGAGTAA
- a CDS encoding selenocysteine synthase produces MISRRKLLQHMGAVPVAGSLLVLPKSLQPQPSPETGTSRDFFKELGVRTFINAAGTYTALTGCMMHPNVVEAIEYASKQYVTLDEIQDKVGERIAELLHCEYATVTAGCFSAITLGTAGVLTGLDPKKADQLPNDFTGMKSEVILQKAHRVGYDHSIKNTGAKIVEVESREDLEKAIGEQTAMMWFLNYHSDEGQIGPEEWVAIGKKHGIPTMNDCAADVPPVENLWKYTKMGFDLVCFSGGKGIRGPQSAGLLLGRKDLVKAARLSAPPRGSTIGRGMKVNKEEVLGMLVALETYLSRDHEADWKLWEGQIKQINDAVVNIPGVETEIHVPEIANHVPSIRVRWDQEKIAMTPNEVREALRQGHPSIETVGGGESVDMTTWMLQAGEERIVGKRLAEILTGATKT; encoded by the coding sequence ATGATCTCCAGGAGAAAATTGTTGCAACATATGGGTGCCGTGCCGGTTGCGGGCTCTTTATTGGTTTTACCAAAATCATTGCAACCGCAACCATCACCGGAAACCGGCACATCCAGGGATTTCTTTAAGGAACTGGGAGTCCGGACCTTTATCAATGCCGCCGGAACCTATACCGCGCTCACCGGCTGCATGATGCATCCCAATGTCGTGGAAGCCATCGAATATGCGTCCAAGCAATACGTCACCCTGGATGAGATCCAGGATAAAGTCGGCGAGCGAATAGCCGAGTTGCTGCATTGTGAGTACGCAACAGTAACTGCCGGCTGTTTCAGTGCCATTACGTTAGGCACTGCCGGCGTGCTGACCGGGCTGGACCCTAAGAAAGCAGACCAGCTGCCTAACGACTTCACCGGTATGAAGTCGGAAGTCATCCTGCAGAAGGCACACCGGGTAGGTTACGACCATTCCATTAAAAATACGGGAGCAAAAATCGTGGAGGTGGAAAGCCGTGAAGACCTGGAAAAAGCAATTGGTGAGCAGACGGCTATGATGTGGTTCCTTAATTATCATTCCGATGAAGGACAGATCGGACCCGAGGAATGGGTAGCCATTGGAAAGAAACATGGCATCCCGACCATGAACGACTGTGCAGCGGATGTGCCACCGGTGGAGAACCTGTGGAAGTACACCAAAATGGGATTTGACCTGGTGTGTTTCTCGGGAGGCAAAGGAATCCGGGGTCCCCAGTCAGCCGGCTTGTTACTAGGGCGTAAAGACCTGGTCAAAGCAGCCCGGCTAAGTGCACCACCGCGCGGTTCGACGATCGGTCGTGGTATGAAAGTCAACAAAGAAGAAGTTCTTGGCATGCTGGTGGCACTGGAGACCTACCTGTCACGGGATCATGAGGCAGACTGGAAGCTATGGGAAGGACAGATCAAACAAATCAACGACGCTGTGGTGAACATCCCCGGTGTCGAGACCGAGATCCACGTACCGGAAATCGCCAATCACGTGCCATCGATCCGCGTACGCTGGGATCAGGAAAAAATAGCCATGACGCCCAATGAGGTCCGGGAAGCACTACGGCAGGGGCATCCCTCCATAGAAACCGTAGGCGGTGGTGAGTCCGTAGACATGACCACCTGGATGTTACAGGCCGGGGAAGAACGTATCGTTGGCAAGCGATTGGCAGAGATCCTCACCGGCGCCACCAAAACCTGA
- a CDS encoding pentapeptide repeat-containing protein, producing MMLVYLILPFVCSSTFWIVGLYALVAILALLIFLRLNRDASGPDDTSGNSSNLLSHFLLNRNFRVYGFVIFTIWSTIGSMILFQQENIRIGQISYYQLEIEAKKNSDEILRKSGLMSLMSQTLDQVSNELSQHNSHGLSEGIIQRISRLSYAFHPEPFQYLEPDSGVYCIERGLLLIALARMPIDSASFSRIKQITDFSGADLKASDLHGLNLSGAQLIGANFQEANLRSSLFKHADLRGANFWGAKMNKADLSYAFLNRANAQWAEINDARLIWATLKETDLSSAKLRNSDLSYAIMDLVDLGGASLRDAQMVCASLTGANLDQANLTGVNLDQADLRLANLCDANLSGAHLNEVILNKTRVREPNWLQQLNLWQVQGTPAMLDDLEVTADEGGKNQYLITVKRK from the coding sequence ATGATGCTGGTTTACCTGATCCTGCCATTTGTATGCTCCAGCACCTTCTGGATCGTTGGCCTGTATGCATTGGTAGCCATTCTGGCCCTTTTGATATTTCTGCGACTGAACAGAGATGCATCCGGACCGGATGACACGTCCGGTAATTCTTCAAATTTACTTTCACATTTTCTCCTTAACCGTAATTTCCGGGTATATGGATTTGTAATATTTACCATTTGGTCCACAATAGGAAGCATGATCCTGTTTCAACAGGAAAACATTCGGATTGGTCAAATCAGTTATTATCAACTGGAAATTGAAGCCAAAAAGAATTCAGATGAAATTTTACGTAAGTCCGGGCTGATGAGCCTTATGAGTCAGACATTGGATCAGGTCAGCAATGAATTAAGTCAGCATAATAGCCATGGGCTGAGCGAAGGAATCATTCAGAGAATATCGCGGCTAAGTTACGCCTTTCACCCTGAGCCCTTCCAGTACCTGGAGCCGGATTCTGGAGTTTATTGCATAGAGCGGGGGTTATTATTAATCGCTTTGGCAAGGATGCCTATTGACTCTGCTTCTTTTTCCAGAATTAAGCAAATTACCGATTTTTCAGGCGCTGATCTGAAAGCTTCAGATTTACATGGTTTGAATCTTAGCGGCGCACAACTTATTGGTGCCAATTTTCAGGAAGCAAATTTAAGGAGCTCCTTATTTAAGCATGCAGACCTGCGTGGAGCCAATTTTTGGGGAGCTAAAATGAACAAGGCGGACTTATCCTATGCCTTTCTAAACCGTGCAAATGCTCAGTGGGCTGAGATCAATGATGCACGGTTAATATGGGCCACGCTGAAGGAGACAGACCTGAGTAGTGCTAAACTGAGAAACTCTGACCTAAGCTATGCCATTATGGATCTGGTTGATCTTGGTGGTGCTTCACTGAGGGATGCTCAAATGGTCTGTGCATCTTTGACCGGCGCAAATCTGGATCAGGCTAACCTGACAGGAGTCAATTTGGATCAAGCCGATTTGAGACTGGCTAATTTATGCGATGCCAATCTATCTGGCGCTCACCTTAATGAGGTTATACTTAATAAAACAAGAGTACGTGAACCCAATTGGTTGCAACAGCTGAATCTGTGGCAAGTACAGGGAACCCCTGCAATGTTGGACGACCTGGAAGTAACTGCCGATGAAGGCGGAAAGAATCAATATTTAATTACGGTTAAGAGAAAATAA